CAGCACGCGTGCCTCTGCCTCCCGGTAAAGCCCCCAATCGTCGGCCCCATCTACCTCGATACGAAAAGGCGGACTCGACGTGACGGGGAACAGCGACATTCTCGCGTGAATGTCAGCCTGTCGCTCCGATAACGCTGGCCCCCAGCGGCGACGCGCACTCCCGCAGAAGATCGAGGTGGTGATCGCGACCCCATCCGGGGTTCGGGTCCAGCGAAGGGGGTACTGGGAACAGACAGGGAAGACCGCCCGCCCCAGATACGTGTGGATCCGGCAGTGCCGCTTCTCATCCAGAAACCGGCAAACCTCGCCAACCCCTTTCAGACGCAGGCGTCCATCGTCTTTTTGCTGCAAACGTGTCCCCTTCAGGGGAGGGTGGACCTTCTCCCAGGGGATCGCGTCGATCAGGGTCTGGGCCCCGGCATCCACGTCGATCGCAAACACCTTGTCGCAGCAATGTCCCGAACCGTGACAGCCAAAGTGGGCCTCTGGAAGCACCTGCAGCAGCGGCTTGGGATGTCCGAACTGACGGTACCAGGAGAGGTCAAGCCAGGTGCGTGGGGCGATCAGGTCTGCCGCCTCGGCACAGGCAAACTCCGACACGGCCTGGGCACGACCCGTTTCGAAGTCCCAATTCTGCGGGGCTGCCCGCAGGGTCATCCAGGCGACCCGCCAGCACTCCTCGAACAAGGCAAAACCGACCCCGATGGCGATCGCCTGCCCTGAACCTTGCTCCACGGAATCAAACCAGAGCACCGCCCGCTCGGGCCCCTCTAACCTGCCACCCGACAGGCGTGGCGGGGCCAGCAGAGGGGCCAGCGCATCGCCTCCAGCGGTGGCGCGTCTTTCCAGAAAGTGGGCTTGCAACAAGGCGAAGTCTTCGGCATCCAGCTCACCTGCCCGTGTCGTCTCGCCCGCGAACGAAATCAACGCCTCGGGATGGTACATCCCAAGCAGGGCCACCCCGTCCCCGCCCTGGTAGGCTTTGGCGAGAAAGGCCTGAAACTGCGATTCAAGCTGAACCGCCGTGGCGTCAGGGAGCAAGGCCAACGGGTACCTCCATCGGGACCGTTCCACACAGCATGCGTCTTGCGGAGAGCAGAATGCCGGCTCATCCGCCCTCAGCGCCTGGAGGGTGCGTCCCAGAAGGCCATCGGCGAAAACCGGAAGCCCGCCGTGGCTGACACGAACTGGCCCCAGTTGAAGATCTCCCGGCCCGGCACTTCCGCTCCGCCCGCCAGGTAGCGCAGCCGCAAGGTGGCATCCAGCCCTGTCTGCAGCGGAATCCCGAGCGTCAAGGAGGTGTCGCAGACGCCCCCGCGGATGCTGGCGCCGGTCAGGCCACCCGGCGTGTAAAGCCAGTCGAGATCATACAACGCATAGAGGCCCTGGCCGGCGTCGTAGCGCAGACGACCCCGCAGCGCCGGCACCGGACCGATGTCGCGCTCCGCGGCGAACTGCTCCCCGTTGGCCGAGGTGAGGCTGACCTCGGCGTTGCGCACCCCCAAGGTGGCCCCGCCATCGAGTTGCAGGCCCGCGCCCTCGTAAAAACGATACATATAGGTGGCGCGAATCCCGTCAAACAGGTACCGATGATTGACCACCGTGCCCGCGGCGAAGGTGGTTCCCCGGAAGGTGAGCGGCGCGTCGAGCGTGACGCGGGTTGGCACGTCGAGCGGCGCGTAGAGGAGCACCACGGTGTGGCGCCCCAGAAAGCGCGCCTCGGTCGAGGTGCGGGTGACGGCAAACAGGTTGCGGTCGAGCGCCACCGTGCTCCGGGAATACTGGGTCCCGGCCTTGCCGTAGCGCTGGTCATTCTGCAGGGTCAACACGGCGCCCACCTCATGGTCAATCACGAGTTCATCGAGGGCGCGCGGTGCCACGGGGCGCAGGCCCCCCGCAGAGGCGGAGGTCACAGCTGGAACCACCGAGGCAGGCGCGGCGATCGGCACGGCGTCAGCCGCCGGCCGCGGCCGCTTGGACTCAGCCGGCGCGGCTGCCGCAGCCAACGGGGCAGCGACCAGGGAGCCCAGGGCGATCGCCCCGGCCAGAACACGATCAGCGCGCATGGCGTTTCCTTTCAAGAAGCGGCGACATCGAAGGGCTTGCCCCGCACAGGGAATCGGCTAGGATGAAGCCATGAACGACCCCACTTTGCAAGCACCCTGCCTGGCACTGTTCGGCGCCACCGGCCGCACGGGCGGGCACCTGCTGCGCGAGGCCCTGTCGCGCGGCTGGGCAGTCCGTGCTTTGGCGCGAGACCCCGCCCAGCTGAGCGGTCACAACGATCGGCTGCTGGTCGTCCCGGGCAACGTGCGCGATCCCGAGGCGGTGGCCGCGTGTCTGCTCGGGGCCCGGGCGATCGTGACCGCGCTGGGCACGCGGCGAGGGCAGGAGTCCGATGACATGCTGGCCGTGGCCATGCGTCACGTCGTGGACGCCGCTCAGGCCAGCGGCATCCGGCGCGTCCTGGCGATCGCCACGGCGGGGCTGCTGGATGCCCCGGGCGGCGGCCTGCGACGCGACGCCCCGGGCTACCCCGCCGCCTTCCGAGCTGGTTCCGGCGCCCACCTGGCCGCCTTCGAACACCTGCGCGCCAGCGACCTGGAATGGACCCTGGTCTGCCCGCCGGATCTGGTTGAGGGCGAGCGCGCCCAGCCTCTCAACGTGCAGCCGGATAGGTTGCCGGATGGCCCCAAGCGGGCGTCCATGCCGGCGCTGGCGGCCTGGCTGCTCGACGAACTTGAAGCGGGCGCGTTCGTCCGGCGACGCGTGGGCCTCAACAACCGCGACGCCGAGAGCTGAGCGACGACGCGGGGCCGCTGCCCCGCGCCGCGCGCACCGGACCAGTCTCAACGCAGCAGCCGTCCGGCCGTCATCCCCCCGTCGAGCGGCAATACGCTGCCTGTCACGTTGGCTGCCCCCAGCAGATAGGCGATCGCCTCGGCGGCCTCCTCCGGCTCGCCCAGACGCCCCAGCGGATGCACGCCCAGCGAGGCCGCCAGCGCCCGTTCACTGCTGGTGATGTGGGCCGCCAGCGGGGTGCGCGTGAGCCCCGGCGCGATCGCGTTGATGCGTACCCCCGAACCGGCGTAGGTCATGGCCGCCGCCCGCACCAGGCCCTCCAGCGCCCCCTTGGCCGCGGCGATCGCCTCGTGGTTGGGCAGCCCCGTGCCGGCCGCCACCGAGGAGCACACCACCATCGCGCCGCGCTTGGCCTGGGTCATCGGCGTGATCGCCGCCTTCATCAGATGGAACGCGGACAAGGTGTTCTGCCGGAAAGTCGCCAGCATGTCGTCCTCGCTGAGGCTGCGCAGCGGCTTGAGCACGATCGAACCGGCCGCGTGGACCACGAAATCCAGACGACCGTGTCGGGCGAGGCACGTGTCCACCGCCTGCTGCGAGGTGGCTGCCTCGCAGGCGTCACCCACCACGGTAGCGGCCGAGAGCTCTGTGGCGATCGCCTGCAACGGCTCCGAGCGCCGGGCGACGAGGACCAACCTGGCGCCACGGGCGGCCAGCAGCCGCGCAGTGGCGGCGCCGATGCCGCCGGAGCCTCCCACGATCACCCCGGCTTGTTCCTGAAACGGCACGAATTACCGCCTTTCTCGGCTGCCCTGGGGCGGCCAGATCACCCGCGACAAAAAAAATCCGCTCTGTTCAATTTTTGTACTGGACAAGTCTTGTACATCTGTTATACTACGTCTTGGATCCCACCTGCAAGGTGGCGTGAGATGAGCCAGGGGGTTCATCTTGCGCCACCTCCCCTTTTTGGGGGGTCGCGCTCCCGTGTCGGCTTTTCTGGATGCCCTGAACGCCCTGGCCGCCCCCCCTCAAGGCCGCCACTGGCTGTTTGTCCCGGACGACCAGCTGACGGATGCGTGTGGGCCTCTCTCGCGCGGGAATCCCCGCGAGACGGGCATCGTCCTGCTCGAGAGCCGCTGGAAGGCGAGGCTCCGCCCCTACCATCGGCAGCGGTTGGCCCTGCAATGGGCCAACCAGCGCCACTTCGCGCTGGAGCAAGCCGAGAGAGGCGTGGCCGTGCGCTACATCTGGGCCGATGTGCCTTATCGGCAGGTGCTCGGGGACGTGGCGCTGGAGCTGGGCCCGCTCACCATGATGGAAGCGGCCGAACGGGAGCTGCGGGCCGATCTGGCGCCGCTGGTATCTTCGGGTGCGATCCGGGTGGTTCGGCACGAGGGCTGGCTGACCAGCACGGCCCAATTCCAGGCCGCCTGTCCGTCGCCCCCTTACAAGATGGACAGTTTCTACCGCTATGTACGCCAGCAGACCGGCTGGCTCATGCAGGAAGGCCAGCCGCTCGGGGGACGCCTGAGCTTCGATGTGGACAACCGCCTGCCCTGGAAAGGCAACCCGCCGGCCCCTCTCCCTCCGCGTTTCCCTGGCGACGCCATCAAGGCGGAGGTGCTCGCCCTGGTCGAGCGGGACTTCCCGGACCATCCCGGCCAGCTCGACCCGAGCGCGCTCCCCGCCACCCGGGCCGATGCCGAGGCACTCTGGCAATTCGCCAGGCAGGAGTGCCTGCCACATTTCGGCCCCTACGAGGACGCCATGAGCGTTCATTCGGCCGGCCTCTTCCACACCCGCATCTCGGCCCTGCTCAACATGCACCGCCTGCTGCCGGTGCGGGTGGTCCAGGACGTGGCCGAGGATGAGCATCTGCCACTGCAGAGCCGCGAGGGTTTCGTGCGCCAGATTCTGGGTTGGCGCGAGTTCGTCCGGCACGTCCACGCCCGCAGTGACGGCTTTCGCGAGCTGGCCGACGTGCAAGCGGAACCTGGTGACGCAGGTTGGGGCCGCTGGCGGGCGCGCCGCTGGGCCGCGGTCGCCTTGCCTGAAGGGCTCGACGGTGGCGCAGCGCCCACGCCACCGGGCCAAACACATCCGCTGCCGGCTGCCTTCTGGGGGACCCCTTCCGGCCTCGCCTGCCTCGATCGCGTCGTGCAGGAGGTCTGGGAGTCGGCCTATGGCCACCACATCACCCGCCTGATGGTGCTGGCCAACCTGGCCACCCTGCTGGACCTC
This Candidatus Sericytochromatia bacterium DNA region includes the following protein-coding sequences:
- a CDS encoding cryptochrome/photolyase family protein, giving the protein MSAFLDALNALAAPPQGRHWLFVPDDQLTDACGPLSRGNPRETGIVLLESRWKARLRPYHRQRLALQWANQRHFALEQAERGVAVRYIWADVPYRQVLGDVALELGPLTMMEAAERELRADLAPLVSSGAIRVVRHEGWLTSTAQFQAACPSPPYKMDSFYRYVRQQTGWLMQEGQPLGGRLSFDVDNRLPWKGNPPAPLPPRFPGDAIKAEVLALVERDFPDHPGQLDPSALPATRADAEALWQFARQECLPHFGPYEDAMSVHSAGLFHTRISALLNMHRLLPVRVVQDVAEDEHLPLQSREGFVRQILGWREFVRHVHARSDGFRELADVQAEPGDAGWGRWRARRWAAVALPEGLDGGAAPTPPGQTHPLPAAFWGTPSGLACLDRVVQEVWESAYGHHITRLMVLANLATLLDLAPREVADWFWVAYADAWDWVVEPNVLGMGLFALGPHMTTKPYVAGAPYLARMSDYCGSCAFDPKRDCPLTRLYWAYLDRHQARLTASARLGPVLGTVRRRTPDEVQRDQAVFEALRAALDAGEAFRPAARHGQLPLLAPDHAGR
- a CDS encoding SDR family oxidoreductase, which translates into the protein MPFQEQAGVIVGGSGGIGAATARLLAARGARLVLVARRSEPLQAIATELSAATVVGDACEAATSQQAVDTCLARHGRLDFVVHAAGSIVLKPLRSLSEDDMLATFRQNTLSAFHLMKAAITPMTQAKRGAMVVCSSVAAGTGLPNHEAIAAAKGALEGLVRAAAMTYAGSGVRINAIAPGLTRTPLAAHITSSERALAASLGVHPLGRLGEPEEAAEAIAYLLGAANVTGSVLPLDGGMTAGRLLR
- a CDS encoding NAD(P)H-binding protein, translating into MNDPTLQAPCLALFGATGRTGGHLLREALSRGWAVRALARDPAQLSGHNDRLLVVPGNVRDPEAVAACLLGARAIVTALGTRRGQESDDMLAVAMRHVVDAAQASGIRRVLAIATAGLLDAPGGGLRRDAPGYPAAFRAGSGAHLAAFEHLRASDLEWTLVCPPDLVEGERAQPLNVQPDRLPDGPKRASMPALAAWLLDELEAGAFVRRRVGLNNRDAES